A region of the Sideroxydans lithotrophicus ES-1 genome:
CGATCACCACTTCGTTCCGGAAGCAGGACAATCCTTGGCGCGTCAGGAACGTCTCCGATTCCAAACAGCTAGGGTTCAAGCATGGCCTGTTGCTGGACGGTGGCGCCACGCTGGAAAGCGAATTGACCTATGCGAATTCCAAGATGCAGTTGCCGGGCGGGATGGACCTGGCTGGTTTCACCAGTTTCCTGGCAACGGGAACGCAGACCACACAAGCGGGAATATGGAAGAATTCCAAGCGCGATTCAAGAGTGTGGTCGTTCAATTCCAAATATGAGAAAGAGATTGGCGACTGGACGTTCAAGCCGCGAGTCTATGCGAACTGGTGGAAGCACTACCATCCGGTCACCGGCCTCATCAACGACACGGTCAACTGGACCCAGACGATCGGAACCGACATCGAAGGCCAGAATAAACACAGTCTGGCTGGCATGTCGGGCTCGCTGGTTGCCGGGGTGACGTTGCGCCAGGTCGGCAACAGCGATTCGCGCCAGTATCAATATCGGGATGTGGCCAAGGCGGGTACCAGGATCATCGCCACTTTGTCAGATGTCGAAGGTGCGCTTGCCAGCCAGCAAAGCTACACCGACACCGTCAAGGGGATATTCATGCAGGAGTCACTGCGTCCGACCGAGCGCTGGCTAGTCGATGCGGGCATGCGCTATGACCAATCCAGTTTCTCGATGACGACCAACGAGATATCGAAATTCAATTACGCCACGGCCACCTATGCGGCAGGTGCAGGGGTCTTTCAAACCAACAAGAGCTACAACCTGCCATCCAGCAAGCTGGGCGTGACATACAAGGCGACCGAGTCAGTCAACGTGTATGCCACCATCGGCCGCAGCAATCAGTTGCCGGCGAACGCCGAGATCACTGCGAACCCGAACCTGACCGTGGCGACCTCGACCAACTACGAGATCGGCATGAAAGCGCGGACCGATGACTGGTTCGGCAATATCGCTGTGTATAACAATAAGCTGAACAACGAGATCGTCAGCGTCAACACGGGCGGGACGCAATCCTTCGTCAATGCGGGCAAGACCAGCAAGCAGGGCCTGGAACTGGATGGCGGCTATCGGGTTGTGAAGAATGTGGAGGTGGGTGGGCAGTTCAACTACAGCAACTACCATTACACATCCTTTAGCGAACCGGTGGGCGCCACCAACGCAGTGCGCGACGGCAACCAGCTGCCGTTCATTCCCAAGGATCGTTACGGCGTGTATGTCGATTACAAGCATCCTTCCGGCATCAGCGCGCGCGTGCAATCGAATTTTTCCGGTGAGTATTATGTCGACAATGCCAACAGCCAGATGTATGGCGGTTACCGCGGGGTGGTCAGTGCGTCGCTGGCTTATGAGACCGGGCCGCATTTGTTCAATCTGAGTGCCGAGAACCTGACCAATAAGTACTATGCGATGGAAGTTTCAAAGACGACTACGGGCACGGTGACTTACTCGGCTGCCTCGCCCCGCGTGATCATGGCCAGTTACTCGCTCAAACTCTAGGTCGCTGGAGAGAAATGATCATGATCAAAAAGATGAATGGGGTGGCGATCGTGTTGCTGGCCTCGGCGATGCCACTTGCGCAGGCAGACGATCATGCTGCGATGATGCATGGCGGACATGATCATGCGGCGATGATGGGGATGCAGGCGAAAGCGGTTGCATGGACTTCCTTCCCGATGCTGAAGACTGTCACGAGCGGCGCGAGCCGTAATCTGGCGGTGACGAGCGCCGTGCCACAGAACATCGTGGTGGCCAGTGTCGATGCATGGTCCAACGATTTGCAGGACGAGCATGCCCATCGCCAGCTGACGCTGGATATGTCGGGCGCAAAGCTGGTCAACTTCGCAAACGGCGGCTTCTACTGGTTATCTGGTCGCGAGGAGCAGGCTGGCAAAGTGCAGGTCGCTTCCACGGTGTACTACAACGGCGAACGCAGTGCGAAAGATCCCACCGCGATGTTCATGCAGCAGAAACAGGAACTGGAGATCATCCCGCTGCCTTTCCCGAAAGAACACTCGCGCTACCGGGCCAAAGAGGACTGGAAGTTCGTGGTGCGCTTCAACGGCAAACCGCTCGCCAATCAGAAAGTCGAACTGGAAACCACGAACGGCAGCAAGTCCGAATTGGTGACGGATGCCTTGGGAATCCTGGCTTTGCATGTGCCGGACGACTTCAAGGCGGAATCCGGACAAACGACAGCGGGCAATCATGGCCACGACATGGCGGGTGCGGAGTTTGTGCTGGCGACCAATCATGCCGAGGGAGACAGGAACTACCTGACCGCATTCAACAGCAGTTATGGCAAGAATGCTTTCGACAATCGCAGTATTGCATTGGGGCTGGGCTTCACGGTGCTGGGCATGATCGGTGCCGTGCCGCTGCTGCGCCAGCGAAAGAGTGGACGGCAGAACAGGGAGGTTGGAGATGCTTAAGACTTTGTTTCCGACGCTGGGCCGGTTTCGTTTCACCGTGCAGATCGTCATGCTGTTCGTCACCGTTTATGGCGGCGAATTGCTGGGCAGTTATTCAGTGGATCGTATTTCGCAGGCACTTCCATCGCTGTCTTGCGCCTACGACAAGGTGACAGGAGATCACTGCATCCTGATCGTCACCCAGCATCAGTTGCATCATCGCATCGGCGAAGCGCTGACCCGGATCCAGGACGTGACACTGAAGGTGTTCATCCCGACGCTGTTCTCGGTGGCGATCTTCTTCACCTTCTTCTTTTTCCTGAACAAGGCATTCTGCGGCTGGGTCTGTCCGATGGGTACGGTGCAGGAACTGCTGTTCCGCATCGGGCGCCGCCTGGGGCGTCCGCTCAGTCGTTTCGATTCGAATAATGTCGGCAAGGTGCGACCGGTCAAGTGGCTGATGTTGCTGGTGCTGGTGCTCGGTTTGCCATTGCTTGCAGGGATGGGTGTGGCGCCGAGCGAGGCTGGTGATCCGTATTGCCAAGTATGTCCGGCGCGCCTGGCGACCACCTTGCTGACTGCCGACAGCGAGCAGATCGCCGTGCGCACTTCCAGCAACATCACTTTCGTTCTCGGGGCACTGGGCAATGCGCTGTTCGGTTTCGTCATCATCGCAGCCTTGGCGGTGCGGCTGCCGTTCTGTCGTATCTGTCCGTTGCTGTCGTGGAACGCGCTGTTCCAGAAACTGTCGCCGATGCGTCTGGTGAAGAAGCAACACGAGAAATGCGAGAAGTGCGGCGTGTGCGCGAAAGCCTGTCCCATGGATATCCACGAGATCGGCAGCGAGCACGGCAGCAAGGCATTCCACGAGGACTGCACCTTGTGCGGACGCTGCGCCGAATATTGTCCTGACGACGATGTGATCCAGATCAGGTTCTTCGGCATCAGGCTGTTCGGCTCTTCACGAGAGTACTACAAGAGCCGGGTGAAGCGGGAATCGCCGGAGGGAATGCCAAAGAAGCGGGTCGTCAATATCCAGTTGGTCAAACCGGAAGCAGAAAATGGATGATTTCCTGGACCCTGCGCTGTTGCGAGTACAGGCTTCGTTGTGGGGTGTCTGGCTGCTCGGTGTCTCATTGGGGCTGACCGCCTGCACCGCCACCTGCCTGCCGTTCATGGGCAGCTGGGTGCTGGGGCGCGGCGGTACGCAGATCCAGCTGCTGCGCGACACAGCCCTGTTCGTGGCGGGGCGCATACTGGCCTATGCCTTGCTGGGTGCGATCGCGGCCGGGGCAGGGACGTGGCTGGCGCATGTGCTGCATGGGGGTGTGGGCAATCTCATCATCGGTTCTGCTTCGATAGCGGCAGGGGTGTGGTTGCTGCGTTCGGGCGTGGCACACGCGCCGTGCAATGCGGCACGCAATGCCGGCACCACACCTCCGTTGCTGCTCGGTTTTTCCCTGAGCCTCACACCTTGCGCGCCATTGGCTTCGCTGCTGGCGGTATGTGCAGCGGCGGGCAGCATCGGTTGGGGAGTGGCGAACGGCGTGGCATTCGGCCTGGGCGCAGCGCTGACGCCGCTGTTGATCCTGTTGCCGCTGGTCAGCCTGTTGGGCAAGAACCTGCGCGAAAATCGCGCATGGATCACCCGCTGGATACGCTGGGGTGCGGCGACTGTGCTGGTATTGCTTGGCTTTAGACGCATCCTGCTGGCGCTTTGAGTATCCCCCGGATGGTCACCTTTGGAGAGCACTGGTAGGATGTCAACACTTCAAATCTCGCTGAACCCTTTCATGGCAATACCGTACTCATTTCCTTCCATGCCGGAGCGGTCTCCGTTGCAAGAGCGGATCGCTGTGGTCGGGTTGGTGATCTTGTTGCATGCGCTTCTGTTCGCGGCTTATTGGCTGCAACCGGAGCCTCCTGCAGTGGCAGTCAACGAGATGTCGATCTCGTTTGCCAATATGCAGATGCAGCAGGCCGATGTGTTGCCCCAACCGAAGCCCAAGCCAAAGCCGCGCGACCCCGATCCGCAACCGGCAGAAAGATCCGCGCTGGATAAACCTGCGGTAAAGGAAGAAGTGCGGCCGGTTCAGCAGGACGCCACTCCGCCTTCGCCGGTGGTGCTGGATACGGAGCCGGACTACAAGGCCGATTACCTGAACAATCCGCGGCCACCTTATCCGTTGGTGGCGCGGCGCATGGGCTATCACGGCAAGGTGGTACTGAATGTCGAGGTGCTGGCCGAGGGCAAGGCGGGCCAGGTTCTGCTGTATCAAAGCTGCGGTCACGATGTACTGGACAATGCCGCATTGCAGACGGTGAAAACGTGGCGCTTTGCACCTGCCCGCCGCATGGGCCAGCCAGTCACGCAGTGGTTTCTGGTTCCCATCAAGTTTTCTTTAGAGGATAGCGCAGCATGAGCAATCTGTTTTCCATCAATTCCCCCATCGTTTCCGCGACGCTGGCCCTGCTGATTCTGTTGTCCATCGTGACGTGGTCCATCGCGCTGTTCAAGCTATGGAAGCAGTGGCAGGCCAAGCAGCATGACCGGGAGTTCAATGAGTGCTTCTGGGCGGTGCGCGAGTGGGGCGATGCGGAGAAGGTGGCGCGAAACAGCCAGGGCGACATTGCGCGCCTGGCACAGGCGGGATTTGCCGAGTTGAAAACCTTGAGTGCAGACCAACAGGACCTGAAGCATTCCGGTGCGCCGCAGGATGTGCTGGAGCGCATGTTGCGCCAGCAATTGCAGAACATCCAGCGTTACCACGAGCGCGGCCTGGCGGAACTGGCATCTATCGGTTCGACTTCACCCTTCATCGGGTTGTTCGGCACGGTGTGGGGCATCATGCATGCGCTGCAGGACATCGGCAGGAGCGGTTCGGCTTCGCTGGACGTGGTGGCCGGCCCCATCGGTGAGGCTTTGATCGCCACGGCGATCGGTATCGCTACGGCACTGCCGGCGGTGCTGGCCTATAACTTCTTTCTCAGGCGTCTCAAGGTACATGTGACCGATCTGGAGAATTTTGCCCATGACTTTCTGCGGCTGGCGCAAAAACACGATTACAAGTTGTGAGGTACACATATGGCATTCGGCAACTCTTCGCAGGACGACAGCATGATGAGCGAGATCAATGTCACCCCGCTGGTGGACGTGATGCTGGTGTTGCTGGTGGTGTTCATCATCACTGCACCGCTGCTGGCACCGCAAGCACTCAAGGTCAACCTGCCCAGGACCGAATCGGTCGCGCATGACGACAGGGTGCAAAAGCTCAGTCTGGCGATCGATGCGCGTGGCGATGTTTCGCTCGAATCGGCCCACCTTTCTGATGCAGGTTTGGCTGAGTTGTTGAAACAGCGTGCAGCCGATCCGCAGTTCCAGTTGCAGATACAGGCAGACCAGGCGGTGAATTACGGCAGGGTGGCGCAGATCATGGCGATCGCGCAGAAAGCTGGAGTGGGCAAGTTGTCGTTCTTGACGATTGCCGGCAAGTGAGCGCAGGATATATTCGTCATTCGGGTGGTCCGGCAATAGTTTCGCCGGACCGTATTGCAGATGGCTGGCAAAGGAGGGTTGATATGAAGAATATTGCAATCGCATTGTTGTTGGTGTTCGGTGTTTCCGTGACCGGAAGTGTGTTTGCTTGCGATGGCAACAAACACGGTAAATCGATGTCCGGTACCAGCGCTCCAGCTGCACCGACTCCTGCCCCGGTCAAGTAGTTCGGGGTAGCGGCACACCTGACGGGGCCCGGGAAACCTGGCCCCGTTTTCATGTCCGGAAACGTCCTCATCATCTTATTTAATAAGAAGAACTTCAGCTGGATTCTGTTGTTTATATGTTAACAATGCCGCGCGGTCGAGTAATAAGCTCGTATATAATCGCCGCCGAACAAAATTTGCCCGGTTCGCCGGGTGTCTGGCAGTAGCGCGTTAACAGGAGGGCTTCATGCGTATAGGGATTCCTGCGGAAACACATGCAGGCGAGACACGGGTCGCTACTACACCGGAAGCGGTGAAGAAGATGCTGGCAGCCGGCCATCAGGTATCTGTGCAAACAGGGGCGGGTGCCGGGGCAAGCATTCCGGATTCTGAATTTGAGGCCGCTGGTGCCAAGCTGGTCGGTGCTGCAGACATATATAGTCAGTCCGAGATCGTTCTCAAGGTCAGGGCGCCCAGTGCAGATGAACTTGCCAAAATGAACAAGGGTACGGTGTTGATCGGGCTGCTTGCGCCGCATCAGGCCGACCTGGTCGCGGCTTATGCCAAACAGGGCATTGCCGCTTTCGCCATGGAAAGATTGCCACGTACGTCCCGCGCACAAGCCATGGACGTGCTGTCGTCGCAAGCCAACATCGCCGGCTACAAGGCGGTGATCGTCGCTGCCGGCCTGTACAAGCGTTTCTTCCCCATGTTGATGACGGCCGCCGGCACGGTGAAGGCCGCGCGCGTGGTGGTGCTGGGTGTCGGCGTCGCAGGTCTGCAGGCCATCGCGACAGCCAAGCGTCTGGGCGCGGTGATCGAAGCTTCCGATGTGCGTCCGGCAGTGAAGGAACAGGTGGAATCGCTGGGTGCCAAGTTCATCGACGTGCCTTACGAGACCGACGAAGAGCGCGAAGCTGCGCAGGGCGTGGGCGGTTATGCCAAGCCGATGCCGCAAAGCTGGATGGATCGGCAAAAAGTGGAAGTCGCCAAGCGCGTGGCCATGGCCGACGTGGTCATCACCACTGCGCTGATCCCCGGGCGTCCAGCACCGGTGCTGGTTAGCGAAGAGATGGTCAAGGCCATGAAGCCGGGTTCGGTGATCGTGGACCTGGCAGCAGAAGCTGGCGGCAACTGCCCTCTGACCGAACTGAACAAGACCGTGGTCAAGCATGGCGTGACGCTGGTGGGCGATCCCAACCTGGCTGGCTCGGTGGCGGCGGATGCATCGGCCTTGTATGCGCGCAACCTGCTCAACTTCCTCAATCTGTTGTGCGACCCCAAGAATGGCGGCGCCATCAACATCAATCGTGAAGACGATATCATCGCCGGTTCGCTGATCGCGATCGACGGCGCAGTCGTCACCAAATAAAGGAGCGTGAAATGAGTGGAGTGGATCCTGTTGTTCTCAACTTGACCGTGTTCATCCTGGCGATCTTCGTCGGTTACCACGTGGTGTGGAATGTCACCCCCGCGCTGCACACGCCGCTGATGGCGGTGACCAATGCGGTGTCCGGCATCATCATCGTCGGCGCGATGCTGGCCGCGGGGCCAAAGGAACTGGATGTAGGTACCGTACTGGGACTGGTCGCGGTGACGTTGGCGGCGGTCAACGTGTTCGGCGGCTTTCTGGTCACCCAGCGCATGCTGGATATGTTCAAGAAAAAGGGCAAGTAAATGTCAGCCAATTCCGTTGCTCTAGCTTATCTCGTCGCTGCCGTCCTGTTCATCCTGACACTGAAGGGACTGAGCTCCCCGGTCTCCGCACGTCGCGGCAACATGTTCGGCATGATCGGTATGGCCATCGCCGTACTGACTACATTGAGCTTGACGCACAATGTAGCCTACATCCTGATCGCGATCGCCATCGGCGGCAGCATCGGTGCGGTGGTCGCCAAGCGCATCCAGATGACGGCGATGCCTGAATTGGTCGCGGCGATGCATTCGCTGGTCGGTCTGGCTGCTGTGCTGGTCGCGATGTCCGCATTCAAGAATCCGGTCGCTTACGGCATCGCCCTGCCCGGCGAGATCCTGCATGCCAGCAATCGCATCGAATTGTTCATCGGTACCTTTGTCGGTGCGATCACTTTCACCGGTTCCATCATCGCATTCGGCAAGCTATCCGGTCGCCTGTCCGGCAAGCCGCTGCGCTTCGCCGGTCAGCACTGGGTGAACCTGGCATTGGGCATCGCGATGGTCGGCTTCGGCATCGCATTCTTCATGAGCCCGAGCTGGACGCCGTATCTCGTCATGACTGCCATCGCGCTGTTGCTGGGTGTGCTGCTGATCGTGCCGATCGGCGGCGCGGACATGCCGGTGGTGGTGTCCATGCTGAACTCCTATTCCGGCTGGGCTGCAGCGGGCATCGGTTTCACCCTGAACAACAACATGCTGATCATCGCCGGTTCGCTGGTGGGCAGCTCGGGTGCGATCCTGTCCTATATCATGTGCAAGGCGATGAACCGTGCCTTCCTGAACGTGATCCTCGGTGGTTTCGGTGGCGAGAGTGCAGTGGCGGATAGCGGCGATGCCGTGCAGAGGACCTACCGCAGCGGCAGCGCAGACGATGCCGCATTCCTGATGGGCAACGCCTCTTCCGTCATCATCGTGCCGGGTTACGGTCTGGCGGTCGCGCGTGCGCAGCATGCGATCAACGAAATGTCGCATTTGCTGACCGAAAAGGGTGTGAATGTGCGCTATGCCATCCACCCGGTGGCCGGACGCATGCCGGGTCACATGAATGTGCTGCTGGCCGAGGCGGAAGTGCCTTACGACCAGGTGGTGGAGATGGACGAGATCAACAACGAGTTCGCCGACACGGATGTGGTGCTGGTGATCGGCGCCAACGATGTGGTGAATCCCGCGGCCAAGAACGACAAGTCCAGCCCGATCTACGGCATGCCCATCCTCGAGGCGCACAAAGCGCGCACCGTGCTGGTAGTGAAACGCTCGATGGCGACCGGTTACGCCGGCCTGGATAACGACCTGTTCTATCTGGACAAGACCATGATGATCTTCGGTGACGCGAAGAAGGTTGTGGAAGACGTGATCAAGGCGCTCAGCTGACAAACGGGACTTCATTCATTCCGGGATATGACCGCACTGTAGTTCTGCGTATCGCAGTACTCAGTTCGGTTTACTTCGTTGCGGCCAAGGTCGGCCTGGCGCTGGCGCTGGTACACGACACCGTCACGCTGTTCTGGCCGCCTTCCGGGATCGCGCTCGCTGCATTGTTGCTCTTCGGCTGGCGGCTCTTTCCCGCGATCATCATCGGTGAATTCTTCGCCAATCTTGGGACTGAGCTCACTCCGCTTGGTGCCTTTGGTCTTGCCTGCGGCAATGCCCTCGAAGCGTTGCTTGGCTATTACCTTTTGCGACACCGTGTCAGTTTCAACGAACGTCTGAGCACAATCCGCGATGTAGGTCTGTTGTTTGTGTTCGGTGCGCTGGCCAGTCCCCTGGTGGCCGCTTTGAATGGTGCCTGGTGGATCAAACTTTCAACTGGCGAGTCATGGCAGGATTACATCCATACTGTGCAGTACTGGTGGATGGGCGATGCCCTGGGTATCGCGCTGTTCACTACGACGATACTTGCATGGACACGCGGCGATTCCATTGTCTGGAGTTATGAGAGGGTACGCCGGGGCGTGCTGGCTGCAGTGGTGTTGCTGTTGACTTGCTGGATATTGTTCCTCGATCTGCCGGGCAGATTGCTGGAATTCGGCCTGTTCTTCCCGCTGTTGATCTGGATCGCACTCAATTTCGATCTGCGCTGTGTCAGCGGTGCACTATTGTTGATCTTCCTCAGTTCGATATTGGGTTTGCTGTCGCTTGGTGATTTGCGCGGCAGCAGCCTGGATACGCTGGTCAATTTCGTCTGGTTGTACAACCTGCTGTTCGGGCTGACTGCGCTGAGTGTGGCGGTGCTGAACGCTCAGCACAGGCGCAGCGAGCATGCGCTGAAATTGAGCGAGGACAATCTCAACCGTGCCCAGTCGATTGTCGGTATCGGTAGCTGGCATCTGGACATAGTCAACAACTGCCTGCAATGGTCTGACGAGACCTATCACATCTTTGGTGTCGCGGAAGGAACGCCGCTCAATTACGAGGTGTTCCTCGAGCACGTTCACGCGGATGACAGGGACCTGGTCAACCGGACATGGCAACAGGCATTGCTGCGTCAGCCGTATGACATCGAACATCGGATCCTGGTGAATGGGGAAATCAGATGGGTGCGCGAAAAAGCGAATCTGGATTTTGATGCGCACGGCAATGCCGTCTACGCCATCGGTACCGTACGTGACATCACGCGCTACAAACAGGAAGAAGCCACCCTGCGGCTGGCGGCGAGGGTGTTTGACAGCAGTGGCGAGGCCATCCTGATCACGGATGAGAATGTCCGTGTCGTCGCGGTCAACCATTCGTTCGTCGCAATGAGCGGCTATCGCTCTGAAGAGGTGATGGGCAAGAACCCGCGGATGTTGTCTTCCGGACGCCACGATGCCGAGTTCTACCGGGCCATGTGGGACGACATCAACCAGCATGGCTACTGGCAAGGCGAGATATGGGACAAACACAAGAGCGGGCGCATCTACCCGAAGTGGATGTCGATCACCGCCGTGCGCGACGAGCATGGAAAGGTGGTCAACTATATATCCATCGCGCGCGACACGACCGAGCAGACCGAAGCGGAAAAGAACATCCATTTCCTTGCTTACTACGACGTGCTGACAGGGTTGCCGAACCGCACCCTGTTGCGCGATCGTCTGGGGCAGATGATCGCAGTAGCGCATCGCGACAAACATCAGTTCTCCCTGATATTCCTGGATCTCGATCGATTCAAGTACATCAATGATTCGATGGGGCACTCGGTTGGCGACCGGCTGCTGCAGTCAGTCGCCTTGCGCATCCAGGATTGCGTGCGCGAGGGCGACACGGTTGCGCGTCTTGGAGGCGACGAATTCATCGTACTGTTGCGCGAGGCGGGAGAAAGTGCCGCCTCTGTGGTGGCGCAGAAATTGTTGATTGCCCTGGCGACCCCTTATGATCTGGACGGTCAGGTCATCTCCACGCAAGCGAGCATCGGCATCAGCATCTATCCTGATCAGGCCCAGGATGCCGACACGCTCATCAAGAATGCCGATATGGCGATGTATCGCGCCAAGGAAGAAGGGCGCAACAATTTCCAGTTCTTCGTGCCGGAGATGAATTTCCGCGTCGATCTGCTGTTTTCCATGGAAAAGGACCTGCGCCTGGCACTGGAGCGCGGCGAACTGTTTTTGCAATATCAGCCACAGGCCGACCTGGCGAGCGGCACACTGAGCGGTGTGGAGGCATTGATACGCTGGGACCACCCGGTGAAAGGACAGGTTTCGCCAGCCGAGTTCATTCCGGTAGCGGAAGAGACCGGGCAGATCGTCGCCATCGGGGAATGGGTTTTGCGTACCGCTTGCAGTCAAATGGCGGAATGGCGCAAGACCGGCATGCACGATCTGACCATCGCGGTGAATCTGTCGATCAGGCAGTTGCGCCAGCCGGATCTGGCGGAACTCATCAAATCGGTATTGCTGGAAACTGGGCTGGACGCGCGTCATCTGGAACTGGAGATCACCGAAGGCATCATGATGGGCGACAATCAGGCAGCCTTCCGTTTTCTGAGCGAAATGCAGGATCTGGGTGTGCAATTGTCCATCGATGACTTTGGTACGGGTTTCTCCAGCCTGAACTATCTGAAGCAGATGCCTGTGAACAAACTCAAGATCGACCAGTCCTTCATTCGCGATATCGAAACCGACGAAGGCGATGCTGCCATCATCCGTTCCATCATCAGTTTGGGGCATCGACTTAATCTGCGCGTGATTGCCGAAGGGGTGGAGACGCAGGAACAGCTCGATTTTCTGCGCATACGCGGCTGCGACGAGATACAGGGATATTTCTACTCTCGTCCGTTGCTGGCAGAAGACTTTATGCGCTTCGTCAAGGCTCCGCCGCGCCTGAATTGATCCGATTCTGTTGCCAATAACGGGCGTGGGTCGTGCGATAGCGCTCTATCCGGAAATCCCGTGCATCCATCCGGATGTCCACCGCACCATCTTCATCCGAACGCAATATCTCGCTACCCGCCGCGCGATATCGTTCTACGACCTCGTCTTTGGGATGGCCGAAGCGGTTGAGGTATCCCGCAGTGAACATCGCATAGCGCGGGTGTACCGCATCCACGAAAGCAGGAGACGAAGAACTTTTGCTGCCGTGATGCGGGACGAGCAGGAAAGTGGTGCGCAACTCCTGCGGGTGCAGCCTGGTCAAGCGCGATTCGGCCAATCTTTCGGCATCGCCGGCAAGCAATACACTGTGCCGTCCGGTGCTGATGCGCAAGATGCAACTGCGTTCGTTGTCATGCTGCGGGTAGAGGGGCGTCTGCAATTTTGCGGGGCTGAGCATTTCGAAACGCACACCATCCCATTCCCAGGACTGGCCGTCGAAGCATGCCTCGTTGTGTGCGGCGAGTTGCAGTTTGGGGTGTGTGTCCGGCAAGGAGGAAATGACATTGGTGACCGGGATGCCGCTCAATACGGATTCTGTGCCGCCGATATGGTCGACATCGTCGTGCGACAGCACGAGTGTGTCCAGATGCAGGATACCCATGCCGCGCAACGCAGGCAGCAATATGCGGTTGCCGCTATCCGCTTCGCCGGAGAAATCCGGGCCGGTGTCATAGAGCAGTGCATGAGCGTGCGTCTGCACTGCCACAGACAGACCCTGTCCCACATCGAATACGACCAGCCGGGCACCGCCTGCAGCCGGGCGTTCGGGAGCGACCAGGAACATCGGCAGCAGCAGCAGACTGCCCAGCCAGCGCATCGGGAATCCGCGCGGGGATAACAACCACAAGGCACCGCCGATACCGGCCAAGATCGTCCAGGCTGGCGGCGCATGCTGCGACCACACCACGTAGGGCAACTTGTCCAGCAGATGCAGCAGGTACATGCACAAGGTCATCGCCTCGTGGGCGACGTACAGCATCCATTCGAACGGCGGCAGGGTGCCAAGCAGGGTGAGCGGAACCACAATGAAGCTCACCAGCGGGATGGCAAAGGCGTTGGCGAGGGGAGATACCAGCGACAGTTGCTGAAATAGGGCCAGCAGGGGCGGGATCAGCCCGATCATCATCGCCCATTGCACCTTGCCATATTCCCTGAGCCAATGCTGCCTCCGCAAACGATTCGCGGTGACGTAGAAGATCAAGGCGACTGCGCCGAACGACAGCCAGAAGCCGGGCGACAATACTGCCCAGGGATCGGCAAGCAGCACTACCATGAGTGCATATGCCAGCAACTGGGAAGGCGAGACGTTGCGTGAAAGCATCAGCATCAATCCGATGGTGACCAGCATGTACAGCGTGCGCTGGGCTGGGACTTCAAAGCCGGACACCAGCGTGTAGAACAGCGCGGCCAGGATGCCTGCCAGCGCTGCCGCCTTGCGCGCGGGGAACCATAGCGTGAGACGTATGCTGCGCCGCCACAGCCAGTAGACGGCGGCGAAGACCAGCCCGGCGAGCATGGTGATATGCAGGCCGGAGATGCTCATCAGATGATTGACGCCGGTGCGCGTGAACAGCTGCCAGTCCGATTGCGAGATGCCGGATTGATCGCCGATCGCCAGGGCGGTCAGGACGCCGGTATAGGGCGCATCGCTGAGAGTCTTGCGAAAATGGGTGCGTATCGTCTCGCGCAGCCGTTGTACCAGA
Encoded here:
- a CDS encoding Re/Si-specific NAD(P)(+) transhydrogenase subunit alpha, with the translated sequence MRIGIPAETHAGETRVATTPEAVKKMLAAGHQVSVQTGAGAGASIPDSEFEAAGAKLVGAADIYSQSEIVLKVRAPSADELAKMNKGTVLIGLLAPHQADLVAAYAKQGIAAFAMERLPRTSRAQAMDVLSSQANIAGYKAVIVAAGLYKRFFPMLMTAAGTVKAARVVVLGVGVAGLQAIATAKRLGAVIEASDVRPAVKEQVESLGAKFIDVPYETDEEREAAQGVGGYAKPMPQSWMDRQKVEVAKRVAMADVVITTALIPGRPAPVLVSEEMVKAMKPGSVIVDLAAEAGGNCPLTELNKTVVKHGVTLVGDPNLAGSVAADASALYARNLLNFLNLLCDPKNGGAININREDDIIAGSLIAIDGAVVTK
- a CDS encoding NAD(P) transhydrogenase subunit alpha: MSGVDPVVLNLTVFILAIFVGYHVVWNVTPALHTPLMAVTNAVSGIIIVGAMLAAGPKELDVGTVLGLVAVTLAAVNVFGGFLVTQRMLDMFKKKGK
- a CDS encoding NAD(P)(+) transhydrogenase (Re/Si-specific) subunit beta yields the protein MSANSVALAYLVAAVLFILTLKGLSSPVSARRGNMFGMIGMAIAVLTTLSLTHNVAYILIAIAIGGSIGAVVAKRIQMTAMPELVAAMHSLVGLAAVLVAMSAFKNPVAYGIALPGEILHASNRIELFIGTFVGAITFTGSIIAFGKLSGRLSGKPLRFAGQHWVNLALGIAMVGFGIAFFMSPSWTPYLVMTAIALLLGVLLIVPIGGADMPVVVSMLNSYSGWAAAGIGFTLNNNMLIIAGSLVGSSGAILSYIMCKAMNRAFLNVILGGFGGESAVADSGDAVQRTYRSGSADDAAFLMGNASSVIIVPGYGLAVARAQHAINEMSHLLTEKGVNVRYAIHPVAGRMPGHMNVLLAEAEVPYDQVVEMDEINNEFADTDVVLVIGANDVVNPAAKNDKSSPIYGMPILEAHKARTVLVVKRSMATGYAGLDNDLFYLDKTMMIFGDAKKVVEDVIKALS
- a CDS encoding bifunctional diguanylate cyclase/phosphodiesterase, which translates into the protein MAVLSSVYFVAAKVGLALALVHDTVTLFWPPSGIALAALLLFGWRLFPAIIIGEFFANLGTELTPLGAFGLACGNALEALLGYYLLRHRVSFNERLSTIRDVGLLFVFGALASPLVAALNGAWWIKLSTGESWQDYIHTVQYWWMGDALGIALFTTTILAWTRGDSIVWSYERVRRGVLAAVVLLLTCWILFLDLPGRLLEFGLFFPLLIWIALNFDLRCVSGALLLIFLSSILGLLSLGDLRGSSLDTLVNFVWLYNLLFGLTALSVAVLNAQHRRSEHALKLSEDNLNRAQSIVGIGSWHLDIVNNCLQWSDETYHIFGVAEGTPLNYEVFLEHVHADDRDLVNRTWQQALLRQPYDIEHRILVNGEIRWVREKANLDFDAHGNAVYAIGTVRDITRYKQEEATLRLAARVFDSSGEAILITDENVRVVAVNHSFVAMSGYRSEEVMGKNPRMLSSGRHDAEFYRAMWDDINQHGYWQGEIWDKHKSGRIYPKWMSITAVRDEHGKVVNYISIARDTTEQTEAEKNIHFLAYYDVLTGLPNRTLLRDRLGQMIAVAHRDKHQFSLIFLDLDRFKYINDSMGHSVGDRLLQSVALRIQDCVREGDTVARLGGDEFIVLLREAGESAASVVAQKLLIALATPYDLDGQVISTQASIGISIYPDQAQDADTLIKNADMAMYRAKEEGRNNFQFFVPEMNFRVDLLFSMEKDLRLALERGELFLQYQPQADLASGTLSGVEALIRWDHPVKGQVSPAEFIPVAEETGQIVAIGEWVLRTACSQMAEWRKTGMHDLTIAVNLSIRQLRQPDLAELIKSVLLETGLDARHLELEITEGIMMGDNQAAFRFLSEMQDLGVQLSIDDFGTGFSSLNYLKQMPVNKLKIDQSFIRDIETDEGDAAIIRSIISLGHRLNLRVIAEGVETQEQLDFLRIRGCDEIQGYFYSRPLLAEDFMRFVKAPPRLN